A genome region from Streptomyces pratensis includes the following:
- the fahA gene encoding fumarylacetoacetase has translation MPEQSSPLDLAEGDPFGPHNLPYGVFSTPGHPEDRKVGVRIGGHVLDAGAAAHALGSPYARLLAQPSLMPLLAAGRTAWRDVRRALTAWVTVPSHRPDLEPLLYPVDSVTLHLPYEVADYVDFYASEHHATNVGRIFRPDGAALTPNWKHLPIGYHGRAGTVVVSGTDVVRPSGQRKAPADPAPVFGPSVKLDIEAEVGFVVGVPSAQGSPVALGDFREHVFGLSLLNDWSARDIQAWEYVPLGPFLGKSFATSVSAWVTPLEALDAARTAPPARDFGLLPYLEDADDEEPGGFDIRISVEINGQTVSEPPFSSMYWTAAQQLAQMTVNGASLRTGDLYGSGTVSGAEPGQRGSLLELTWNGRDPLELAEGKRTFLEDGDTVTLTAWAPGPHGTRVGLGEVTGRITASP, from the coding sequence ATGCCCGAGCAGAGCAGCCCGCTCGACCTGGCCGAGGGCGATCCCTTCGGTCCGCACAACCTTCCGTACGGCGTGTTCTCCACCCCCGGGCACCCCGAGGACCGAAAGGTCGGAGTCCGCATCGGCGGACATGTACTGGACGCCGGAGCGGCGGCGCACGCGCTCGGTTCGCCCTACGCCAGACTGCTGGCGCAGCCGAGCCTGATGCCGCTGCTGGCGGCGGGACGCACCGCGTGGAGGGACGTGCGGCGGGCGCTGACGGCGTGGGTGACGGTCCCGTCCCACCGCCCGGACCTGGAACCGCTGCTGTACCCGGTCGACTCGGTGACCCTCCACCTGCCGTACGAGGTCGCGGACTACGTCGACTTCTACGCCAGCGAGCACCACGCCACGAACGTGGGCAGGATCTTCCGCCCCGACGGGGCGGCCCTCACCCCCAACTGGAAGCACCTGCCGATCGGTTACCACGGGCGGGCCGGCACGGTCGTCGTCTCGGGCACCGACGTGGTGCGCCCCTCCGGCCAGCGCAAGGCACCGGCCGATCCCGCGCCCGTCTTCGGTCCCTCGGTGAAGCTGGACATCGAGGCCGAGGTCGGCTTCGTCGTGGGTGTCCCGTCGGCACAGGGCTCTCCCGTGGCGCTCGGCGACTTCCGCGAGCACGTCTTCGGGCTGTCCCTGCTCAACGACTGGTCGGCGCGGGACATCCAGGCCTGGGAGTACGTGCCGCTGGGTCCCTTCCTCGGCAAGTCCTTCGCCACCTCCGTGTCGGCGTGGGTCACTCCGCTGGAGGCCCTGGACGCGGCCCGCACGGCACCGCCCGCACGGGACTTCGGGCTGCTCCCCTATCTGGAGGACGCGGACGACGAGGAGCCGGGCGGCTTCGACATCCGGATCTCGGTGGAGATCAACGGGCAGACCGTCTCCGAGCCGCCGTTCTCCTCGATGTACTGGACGGCGGCCCAGCAGCTGGCGCAGATGACGGTGAACGGCGCCTCGCTGCGCACGGGTGACCTGTACGGCTCCGGCACCGTCAGCGGTGCGGAGCCCGGACAGCGCGGGTCCCTGCTCGAACTCACCTGGAACGGCCGCGATCCGCTGGAGCTGGCCGAGGGCAAGCGGACGTTCCTGGAGGACGGTGACACCGTGACGCTGACCGCGTGGGCACCCGGGCCGCACGGCACCCGGGTCGGACTCGGCGAGGTCACCGGACGGATCACGGCCTCGCCGTGA
- a CDS encoding CocE/NonD family hydrolase, producing MHIRTDFPYETTHEDLYIPLADGTQLYARIWRPVTDEPVPALLEYLPYRLSDWTAPRDWQRHPWYAGHGYASVRVDVRGHGNSEGMPGDEYDATELADGVAVVHWLAQQEWCSGRVGMFGISWGGFNSLQIAALAPEPLKAVVTVCSADDRYDNDVHYMGGSVLGVDMHAWASTMLAFVSRPPDPADVGDDWRDMWTRRLEKVEPFIHTWLSHQTRDDYWKHGSVCEDYGAVKAKVLAVGGWHDPYRDTVLRLVEHLDPGQVRGLIGPWSHQYPDRGLPPGPAIGFLQETLRWWDQHLKDEDTGVMNEPLLRSWISGSHRPATVYETLPGRWVGDASWPSENVAPVTYALEGGAQTVRSPQQTGLDAGRFFPFGNDADLPPDQRDEDAKSVCFEFPVEDAPIEILGRPRVTLLVRMDVPRGQVIARLCDVAPDGSSTLVTRGALNLAARHGRDHAEDWPVGETEYVTFELNGIGHTFPRGHRIRVALSSSYWPWIWPQAGSAGFTLEAEGSLVELPVRRHTEDPAITFGEPEQAEPLGVVFPATLDEQRPERLVIRDVAKGEWRLEVDPRYGGTRVYPDGLEFTEDALETYTIQQDDPLSARARSDWTIRLHRPEMSWDVRVETRSELSADADDFITSNEVVCRDGDEIVFHRTWEKRIPRTAG from the coding sequence ATGCACATCCGCACCGATTTCCCGTACGAGACCACCCACGAGGACCTCTACATCCCCCTCGCGGACGGCACCCAGCTGTACGCCAGGATCTGGCGGCCGGTCACCGACGAACCGGTGCCCGCGCTGCTGGAGTACCTGCCCTACCGGCTCAGCGACTGGACGGCGCCGCGCGACTGGCAGCGCCACCCCTGGTACGCGGGCCACGGCTACGCCTCCGTACGCGTCGATGTGCGCGGGCACGGCAACAGTGAGGGCATGCCCGGCGACGAGTACGACGCGACGGAGCTCGCCGACGGGGTCGCCGTGGTGCACTGGCTGGCCCAGCAGGAGTGGTGCTCCGGGCGGGTCGGCATGTTCGGCATCTCCTGGGGCGGCTTCAACTCCCTCCAGATCGCGGCGCTCGCACCGGAGCCCCTGAAGGCCGTCGTCACCGTCTGTTCGGCGGACGACCGCTACGACAACGACGTCCACTACATGGGCGGCTCGGTCCTCGGTGTGGACATGCACGCCTGGGCCTCCACCATGCTGGCCTTCGTCTCCCGCCCCCCGGACCCGGCGGACGTCGGCGACGACTGGCGGGACATGTGGACGCGCCGGCTCGAGAAGGTGGAGCCGTTCATCCATACGTGGCTGTCCCACCAGACCCGCGACGACTACTGGAAGCACGGCAGCGTCTGCGAGGACTACGGCGCCGTCAAGGCGAAGGTGCTGGCCGTGGGCGGCTGGCACGACCCGTACCGCGACACCGTCCTGAGGCTCGTCGAGCACCTGGACCCCGGGCAGGTACGTGGGCTGATCGGCCCCTGGTCGCACCAGTACCCGGACCGGGGCCTCCCTCCGGGGCCGGCGATCGGCTTCCTCCAGGAGACGCTGCGCTGGTGGGACCAGCACCTCAAGGACGAGGACACCGGGGTGATGAACGAGCCTCTGCTGCGGTCCTGGATCAGCGGCTCCCACCGCCCGGCCACGGTCTACGAGACGCTGCCCGGCCGCTGGGTCGGTGACGCGAGCTGGCCGTCCGAGAACGTCGCCCCCGTGACGTACGCCCTGGAGGGCGGGGCGCAGACCGTCCGCTCACCGCAGCAGACCGGGCTGGACGCGGGCCGCTTCTTCCCGTTCGGGAACGACGCCGACCTGCCGCCTGACCAGCGGGACGAGGACGCCAAGTCGGTGTGCTTCGAGTTCCCCGTCGAGGACGCCCCCATCGAGATCCTCGGCCGTCCACGGGTGACGCTCCTGGTCCGGATGGACGTACCGCGCGGCCAGGTGATCGCCCGGCTCTGCGACGTGGCCCCGGACGGGTCCTCCACCCTGGTGACCCGCGGGGCCCTCAACCTGGCCGCCCGTCACGGGCGCGACCACGCGGAGGACTGGCCCGTCGGGGAGACCGAGTACGTGACGTTCGAGCTGAACGGCATCGGGCACACCTTCCCGCGCGGCCACCGGATCAGGGTCGCCCTCTCGTCCTCGTACTGGCCGTGGATCTGGCCCCAGGCCGGTTCGGCGGGCTTCACGCTCGAGGCGGAGGGCAGCCTCGTCGAACTCCCGGTGCGCCGGCACACCGAGGACCCGGCGATCACCTTCGGCGAACCGGAGCAGGCGGAGCCGCTCGGCGTCGTCTTCCCGGCCACGCTCGACGAGCAGCGTCCGGAGCGCCTCGTGATCCGTGACGTCGCCAAGGGCGAATGGCGCCTGGAGGTCGATCCGCGCTACGGGGGCACGCGTGTCTACCCCGACGGTCTGGAGTTCACCGAGGACGCGCTGGAGACCTACACGATCCAGCAGGACGACCCGCTGTCGGCCAGAGCCCGTTCGGACTGGACGATCCGGCTGCACCGGCCCGAGATGTCCTGGGACGTACGGGTCGAGACGCGTTCGGAGCTGAGCGCGGACGCGGACGACTTCATCACGTCCAACGAGGTCGTGTGCAGGGACGGCGACGAGATCGTCTTCCACCGGACCTGGGAGAAGCGCATCCCGCGCACGGCGGGCTGA
- a CDS encoding peptide MFS transporter — protein MSHAPTGTEPAQPPPGDDHAFFGQPRGLMTLSGLEVWERFSFLGMQAILVLFFADKVSDGGMGMDPGTAASVSAAYGTLVYLVSVAGGWLADRILGSYRAVLYGGILIACGHYAMAVPTATMTWVGLGLISAGTGLLKPNVASMVGKLYRTEDQRRDAGFALYYMGINIGAFAGPLVTGWLGEHASWHWGFSAAAVGMTFGLIQYVAGRRHLAGRKHAAEYALAPGPMRRAVLTIVAGVVAAALVATALALAGWLTMDRFVDVLTLVSVIAPVVYFVVMFRSPRVTPEERGRLRPYVVLFLASVVFNFILFQAYSTMMLLASTNARTEIFGFHFPASWYASALGAFEVALAPVVAAVWARMGPRQPHASNKIAIGVILGGLSFLLMVIPTSGHADDTYKMAAWWIVGSYLLLGLGDILLETSGMSATTKLAPKAFASQTMALWFLSLALANGIQAQIVKLYGEVSNPAYFGVNGAIAVVAGVAVIAAAPWLKRTMHPVH, from the coding sequence TTGTCCCACGCCCCCACCGGTACCGAACCGGCTCAGCCACCGCCCGGAGACGATCACGCCTTCTTCGGCCAGCCACGGGGTCTGATGACCTTGTCAGGACTGGAGGTCTGGGAGCGTTTCTCGTTCCTCGGGATGCAGGCCATCCTGGTCCTCTTCTTCGCCGACAAGGTCTCCGACGGCGGCATGGGCATGGACCCGGGCACCGCCGCCTCCGTGTCGGCCGCCTACGGCACCCTCGTCTATCTCGTGTCCGTCGCGGGCGGCTGGCTGGCCGACCGGATCCTCGGTTCGTACCGCGCCGTCCTGTACGGCGGCATCCTCATCGCCTGCGGCCACTACGCCATGGCCGTGCCCACCGCCACGATGACCTGGGTGGGGCTCGGCCTGATCAGCGCGGGGACGGGCCTGCTCAAGCCCAATGTCGCCTCGATGGTCGGCAAGCTCTACAGGACCGAGGACCAGCGCCGTGACGCCGGCTTCGCGCTCTACTACATGGGCATCAACATCGGCGCCTTCGCCGGGCCCCTGGTCACCGGATGGCTCGGCGAGCACGCGAGCTGGCACTGGGGATTCTCGGCCGCCGCGGTCGGCATGACGTTCGGCCTGATCCAGTACGTCGCGGGCCGGCGTCACCTGGCCGGGCGAAAGCACGCGGCGGAGTACGCCCTCGCGCCGGGGCCGATGCGCCGGGCCGTGCTGACGATCGTGGCCGGCGTCGTCGCGGCCGCCCTGGTCGCGACGGCGCTGGCACTGGCCGGATGGCTCACGATGGACCGGTTCGTCGACGTCCTGACCCTCGTGTCGGTGATCGCACCGGTCGTGTACTTCGTGGTGATGTTCAGGAGCCCCCGGGTCACCCCGGAGGAGCGCGGCAGGCTCCGGCCGTACGTCGTGCTGTTCCTGGCCTCCGTCGTCTTCAACTTCATCCTCTTCCAGGCGTACTCGACGATGATGCTGCTCGCCTCGACCAACGCCCGTACGGAGATCTTCGGCTTCCACTTCCCGGCGAGCTGGTACGCCTCCGCGCTGGGCGCCTTCGAGGTCGCGCTGGCGCCCGTCGTGGCCGCCGTCTGGGCCCGGATGGGACCGCGTCAGCCGCACGCCTCGAACAAGATCGCGATCGGGGTGATCCTCGGCGGGCTGTCCTTCCTCCTCATGGTCATCCCGACCTCGGGCCATGCCGACGACACGTACAAGATGGCCGCCTGGTGGATCGTCGGCTCCTATCTGCTGCTCGGCCTCGGCGACATCCTGCTCGAGACCTCCGGCATGTCCGCCACCACCAAGCTCGCGCCCAAGGCGTTCGCCAGCCAGACGATGGCGCTGTGGTTCCTGTCGCTGGCCCTGGCCAACGGCATCCAGGCACAGATCGTGAAGCTCTACGGCGAGGTCTCCAACCCCGCCTACTTCGGTGTCAATGGCGCCATCGCGGTGGTGGCCGGTGTGGCCGTCATCGCCGCCGCTCCCTGGCTGAAGCGCACCATGCACCCCGTCCACTGA
- a CDS encoding polyprenyl synthetase family protein, whose translation MTVVGPFGLSVRDKALEADVQAGLAAVEAGLLDATKSEVPFITEAAQHLVSAGGKRFRPLLVMLASQFGDPDAPGVVPSAVVVELTHLATLYHDDVMDEADVRRGVESANTRWGNSVAVLTGDFLFARASHILADLGPQAVRIQAEAFERLVTGQILETAGPRDGRDPVDHYMDVLGGKTGSLVAVSGRFGALMAGADESVVDILTQYGERLGIAFQLADDVLDIASDSHESGKTPGTDLREGIPTLPVLHLRARAAAEGRPEDKELVELLDGDLGDDARLAEALRRLRAHPALEQARRDTVRFAQEARATLAPLPECYAKAALEELCDAVVHRAG comes from the coding sequence GTGACCGTCGTCGGGCCGTTCGGACTGAGCGTGCGGGACAAGGCTCTTGAGGCCGATGTCCAGGCAGGTTTGGCCGCTGTCGAGGCGGGGCTGCTGGACGCCACCAAGAGCGAGGTCCCGTTCATCACGGAGGCCGCGCAGCACCTCGTCAGCGCGGGCGGCAAGCGCTTCCGGCCGCTGCTCGTGATGCTCGCGTCCCAGTTCGGTGACCCCGACGCGCCGGGCGTGGTCCCGTCCGCCGTGGTCGTCGAGCTGACGCACCTGGCGACGCTGTACCACGACGACGTGATGGACGAGGCGGACGTACGCCGCGGGGTGGAGAGCGCCAACACCCGCTGGGGCAACTCCGTCGCCGTCCTGACGGGCGACTTCCTCTTCGCCCGCGCCTCGCACATCCTGGCCGACCTCGGGCCGCAGGCCGTCCGTATCCAGGCGGAGGCGTTCGAACGCCTGGTCACCGGTCAGATCCTGGAGACCGCCGGCCCGCGCGACGGGCGCGACCCCGTCGACCACTACATGGACGTGCTGGGGGGCAAGACCGGCTCGCTCGTCGCCGTCTCCGGCAGGTTCGGCGCCCTGATGGCGGGGGCCGACGAGTCGGTCGTCGACATCCTCACCCAGTACGGGGAACGCCTCGGCATCGCCTTCCAGCTCGCCGACGACGTCCTGGACATCGCCTCCGACTCCCACGAGTCGGGCAAGACACCCGGCACCGACCTGCGCGAGGGAATTCCCACCCTTCCGGTCCTCCACCTGCGCGCGCGTGCGGCGGCCGAGGGCCGTCCGGAGGACAAGGAGCTCGTGGAGCTGCTGGACGGCGACCTCGGGGACGACGCCCGGCTCGCGGAGGCGCTGCGCAGGCTGCGCGCCCACCCGGCACTCGAGCAGGCGCGGCGCGACACCGTCCGCTTCGCCCAGGAGGCCCGGGCGACGCTGGCCCCGCTCCCCGAGTGCTACGCGAAGGCCGCGCTCGAAGAACTGTGCGACGCCGTGGTGCACCGCGCCGGCTGA
- a CDS encoding LolA family protein, translating into MAPNDSAETNGEATGTVVGRRKAARYIVPFAVAGVAAATIGLVPALADSGDPQLPDITAQELVEKIAASDEEQLSGTVKVSTDLGIPSLGGLAGSFAPDAGAGAGGSSASPDAKLMELASGTHTLRVAVDGPDKQRLSILGEGSEYSLVHNGDDIWGYDSESNEVYHAESDGNERAGGKADKAPEGVPGTPKELAEKALAAAGDTTSVTVGGTAQVAGRDAYKLVIKPKQSGSTIGSVTVAVDASTGVPLKFTLAPSSGGKAVVDAGFTDVDFAKPDASSFSFTPPKGAKVTEADELKAEAEKDGAADKAEKDLTALEDFKGLDVIGEGWNTVAEIEVPGGAGLPAQGSGDVPAQAQQFLDALGDKVTGDFGSGTVFETRLVNALLTDDGKVYVGAVTKDALVKAADTAK; encoded by the coding sequence ATGGCACCGAACGACAGCGCAGAGACCAACGGTGAGGCCACGGGCACTGTCGTGGGCCGTCGGAAGGCGGCGCGCTACATCGTCCCGTTCGCGGTGGCGGGCGTGGCGGCGGCGACGATCGGACTCGTCCCGGCACTCGCGGACTCCGGCGACCCGCAGCTGCCGGACATCACCGCCCAGGAACTCGTCGAGAAGATCGCCGCGTCGGACGAGGAGCAGCTCTCCGGCACGGTGAAGGTCAGCACCGACCTCGGCATCCCCTCGCTCGGCGGGCTCGCGGGCAGCTTCGCCCCGGACGCCGGAGCGGGAGCGGGCGGGTCGAGCGCGTCCCCCGACGCGAAGCTGATGGAGCTCGCCTCCGGGACGCACACGCTCCGGGTCGCGGTCGACGGCCCCGACAAGCAGCGCCTGTCGATCCTCGGCGAGGGCTCCGAGTACAGCCTCGTCCACAACGGGGACGACATCTGGGGGTACGACAGCGAGAGCAACGAGGTCTACCACGCGGAGTCCGACGGGAACGAGCGCGCGGGCGGCAAGGCCGACAAGGCGCCCGAGGGCGTGCCGGGCACCCCGAAGGAGCTCGCCGAGAAGGCGCTCGCCGCTGCCGGCGACACCACCTCGGTCACCGTCGGCGGCACGGCGCAGGTGGCGGGCCGCGACGCCTACAAGCTCGTGATCAAGCCGAAGCAGTCCGGTTCGACGATCGGCTCCGTCACGGTCGCGGTCGACGCCTCGACCGGCGTACCGCTGAAGTTCACCCTGGCCCCGAGCAGTGGCGGCAAGGCCGTGGTCGACGCCGGCTTCACCGACGTCGACTTCGCGAAGCCCGACGCCTCCTCCTTCTCCTTCACCCCGCCCAAGGGCGCGAAAGTGACCGAGGCCGACGAACTGAAGGCCGAGGCGGAGAAGGACGGCGCGGCGGACAAGGCCGAGAAGGACCTGACCGCGCTGGAGGACTTCAAGGGCCTCGATGTGATCGGAGAGGGCTGGAACACCGTCGCCGAGATAGAGGTCCCGGGCGGGGCGGGGCTGCCCGCCCAGGGCTCCGGCGACGTACCCGCGCAGGCGCAGCAGTTCCTGGACGCGCTCGGCGACAAGGTCACCGGCGACTTCGGCTCCGGCACGGTCTTCGAGACGCGCCTGGTCAACGCGCTGCTGACGGACGACGGCAAGGTCTACGTCGGCGCGGTCACGAAGGACGCACTGGTGAAGGCGGCCGACACCGCCAAGTAG
- a CDS encoding ABC transporter ATP-binding protein — translation MTDTAAEAAASDTGRGSGPVIETRGLTKRYRGGQPAVDGLDLAVPAGSVFGFLGPNGSGKTTTIRMLMGLIDPTSGTAHVLGRPMPAAARTVLPQVGALIEGPALYGFLTGRDNLVRFDSADPTADPRTRRTRVRNALDRVGLAPAAGKKAKAYSLGMKQRLGLAAALLQPRRLLVLDEPTNGLDPQGMREIRSLVRELAAEGTTVFLSSHLLDEIEQVCTHAAVMARGRLLVQGPVAVLAAGARGRLAVTTPDPGDAARVLVAHGATGLVTDGGRVTADAPPGEVELADLNAALVRAGVRVRAFGVERASLEDAFVALTGEGFDVAG, via the coding sequence ATGACCGACACAGCGGCCGAGGCGGCGGCATCGGACACCGGCCGGGGGTCCGGCCCCGTGATCGAGACCCGCGGGCTCACCAAGCGCTACCGGGGCGGACAGCCGGCCGTCGACGGGCTCGACCTCGCCGTCCCCGCCGGGAGCGTCTTCGGCTTCCTCGGGCCCAACGGATCCGGCAAGACCACCACGATCCGGATGCTCATGGGGCTCATCGACCCGACCTCCGGCACCGCACACGTCCTCGGCCGCCCCATGCCGGCCGCCGCCCGCACGGTGCTCCCGCAGGTGGGCGCGCTCATCGAAGGGCCCGCGCTGTACGGGTTCCTGACAGGCCGCGACAACCTCGTACGCTTCGACTCCGCCGACCCGACGGCCGATCCGCGCACCCGCCGGACGCGGGTGCGGAACGCCCTGGACCGGGTCGGGCTCGCCCCCGCCGCCGGCAAGAAGGCCAAGGCGTACTCACTCGGGATGAAGCAGCGCCTGGGGCTGGCCGCCGCTCTTCTCCAGCCGCGCAGGCTGCTCGTGCTGGACGAACCGACCAACGGCCTCGACCCGCAGGGCATGCGCGAGATCCGCTCCCTGGTCCGGGAGCTCGCGGCCGAGGGCACCACCGTCTTCCTCTCCTCCCACCTGCTCGACGAGATCGAACAGGTCTGCACCCACGCGGCGGTGATGGCGCGCGGCCGGCTGCTCGTCCAGGGCCCGGTCGCCGTGCTCGCCGCGGGTGCCCGGGGCCGGCTCGCCGTCACCACCCCCGACCCCGGTGACGCGGCCCGCGTCCTCGTCGCACACGGGGCGACGGGCCTGGTGACCGACGGGGGCCGGGTGACCGCCGACGCGCCGCCGGGCGAGGTGGAACTCGCGGACCTCAACGCCGCCCTGGTGCGTGCCGGAGTCCGCGTCCGCGCCTTCGGCGTCGAACGGGCCTCGCTGGAGGACGCCTTCGTCGCACTCACCGGAGAGGGATTCGATGTCGCAGGCTGA
- a CDS encoding ABC transporter permease, producing MSQAELTAPPAPARTPRRLWTLGILRSELTTTLRRWRTLALLGVLAAVPVLIGIAVRIETGDGSRGGPGGGGGGPAFLSQITGNGLFLVFAALSATLPVFLPMAVGVVAGDSVAGEAGGGTLRYLLVAPAGRTRLLLAKYVSVLAFCLLATLVVAASALAVGALLFPVGEVTTISGTRIGFGEALLRAGLIAVAVALSLVGFAALGLFVSTLTNSGVAAMAATVGVLITVQILDTMPQLDGIHPYLFPHYWLSFTDLLRDPVYWDEMVRNVGLQAVYAAVFGSAAWARFTTKDISV from the coding sequence ATGTCGCAGGCTGAACTCACGGCGCCCCCCGCCCCGGCCCGGACACCGCGCCGGCTGTGGACCCTGGGGATCCTCCGCTCCGAACTGACCACCACGCTCCGCCGGTGGCGCACCCTGGCCCTGCTCGGCGTGCTGGCGGCCGTGCCGGTCCTGATCGGCATCGCCGTCCGGATCGAGACGGGCGACGGCTCGCGAGGCGGGCCCGGTGGCGGCGGGGGAGGCCCCGCCTTCCTCTCCCAGATCACCGGCAACGGTCTGTTCCTGGTCTTCGCGGCCCTCTCCGCGACCCTTCCCGTGTTCCTCCCGATGGCCGTCGGCGTCGTCGCGGGGGACTCGGTCGCGGGCGAGGCCGGCGGCGGCACCCTGCGCTATCTGCTCGTCGCACCGGCGGGCCGCACCCGGCTGCTGCTCGCGAAGTACGTGTCCGTGCTGGCGTTCTGTCTGCTCGCCACCCTGGTCGTGGCGGCTTCGGCGCTCGCGGTGGGAGCTCTGCTCTTCCCCGTGGGGGAGGTGACGACGATCTCCGGGACCCGGATCGGCTTCGGCGAGGCGCTCCTCCGGGCCGGACTGATCGCGGTCGCCGTGGCACTGTCCCTCGTCGGCTTCGCGGCACTGGGGCTCTTCGTCTCCACGCTCACCAACAGCGGCGTCGCGGCGATGGCGGCCACCGTAGGGGTGCTGATCACCGTGCAGATCCTGGACACGATGCCGCAGCTCGACGGGATCCATCCGTATCTCTTCCCGCACTACTGGCTGTCCTTCACGGACCTGCTGCGCGACCCGGTCTACTGGGACGAGATGGTCAGGAACGTGGGCCTGCAGGCGGTGTACGCGGCGGTGTTCGGCTCTGCGGCCTGGGCGCGCTTCACCACGAAAGACATCAGTGTCTGA
- a CDS encoding HAD-IIB family hydrolase, with protein MFTPPASCTLVATDLDGTLLRSDDTVSPRSRAALARAASAGAQHLIVTGRAVPGIRALLADLGYTGLAVCGQGAQVYDAGSARMLNSVTLDRELADTALGKIEAEVGQVFAAVDQDGPDGRTLIEPGYRMPHPLLPAQRAGRRADLWQAPVIKVLIRHPELTDDELATAARGAVGDLASVTMAGPGTVELAPYGVDKGTGTSLAAGLLGRDLACAVAFGDMPNDLPMFRLTGHRVAMAGAHPELRAAADEITLSNDDDGVAVVLERLFA; from the coding sequence ATGTTCACGCCCCCCGCCTCTTGCACCCTCGTCGCCACGGATCTGGACGGCACGCTGCTGCGTTCCGACGACACCGTGAGTCCGCGTTCCCGCGCCGCCCTGGCGCGTGCGGCCTCGGCCGGCGCGCAGCACCTGATCGTCACGGGCCGGGCGGTGCCCGGCATACGCGCCCTGCTCGCGGACCTCGGCTACACCGGTCTGGCGGTCTGCGGCCAGGGGGCGCAGGTGTACGACGCCGGGTCGGCGCGGATGCTGAACTCGGTGACGCTGGACCGGGAGCTGGCCGACACCGCGCTCGGCAAGATCGAGGCCGAGGTGGGGCAGGTCTTCGCCGCGGTGGACCAGGACGGGCCCGACGGCCGGACGCTGATCGAGCCGGGCTACCGCATGCCGCACCCTTTACTCCCCGCACAGCGGGCCGGGCGTCGCGCGGATCTGTGGCAGGCGCCGGTCATCAAGGTCCTGATACGGCACCCGGAGCTGACGGACGACGAGCTGGCCACGGCTGCACGCGGAGCCGTGGGCGATCTGGCGTCCGTCACCATGGCGGGCCCGGGCACGGTGGAACTGGCGCCGTACGGCGTGGACAAGGGCACGGGGACATCGCTGGCCGCCGGCCTGCTGGGCCGCGACCTCGCCTGTGCGGTGGCGTTCGGCGACATGCCCAACGACCTGCCGATGTTCCGCCTCACGGGCCACCGGGTGGCCATGGCCGGCGCCCATCCGGAGCTGCGGGCCGCCGCCGACGAGATCACCCTCTCGAACGACGACGACGGGGTCGCGGTGGTCCTCGAGCGGCTCTTCGCCTGA
- a CDS encoding VOC family protein yields the protein MTLHWKVVIDATDPHAQADFWAEALGYLVEDNSALIEELLGAGAVPEAATVEPHGRRAWRDLVAVRHPDDPYEEKSGTGLGRRLLFQRVPEPKTVKNRLHLDVHTPPGEREAQAERLVELGASVLRVVEEPGGSWQVLLDPEGNEFCVH from the coding sequence ATGACACTGCACTGGAAGGTCGTCATCGACGCCACCGACCCGCACGCCCAGGCCGACTTCTGGGCCGAGGCCCTCGGCTATCTCGTCGAGGACAACAGCGCCCTGATCGAGGAACTGCTCGGAGCCGGGGCGGTGCCCGAGGCCGCCACGGTCGAGCCGCACGGCCGCCGTGCCTGGCGTGATCTCGTCGCCGTACGGCATCCGGACGATCCGTACGAGGAGAAGAGCGGGACAGGGCTCGGACGCCGCCTCCTCTTCCAGCGCGTACCTGAGCCCAAGACGGTGAAGAACCGCCTCCACCTGGACGTCCACACGCCCCCCGGAGAGCGCGAGGCCCAGGCGGAACGACTGGTGGAGCTGGGCGCGAGCGTGCTGCGGGTCGTCGAGGAACCCGGCGGGTCCTGGCAGGTGCTCCTGGATCCCGAGGGCAACGAATTCTGCGTCCACTGA